From a region of the Agromyces ramosus genome:
- a CDS encoding carbohydrate binding domain-containing protein encodes MFQTKFALRSVSLATAALLASVGLFATTSVAQAADEWNPESSYTTTDNGDGTYSVPQLNADVPDVSVDRVPASENDEGRDIYYMISTTMQLSPGAPIMKSYDLVNWEIVNYAFDRLSISDAYSLRNGSNSYGQGQWASSLRYHDGTFYVLVNSLNLGGAYIYRTDDIENGAWTRTALGRSLHDPSLFFDDANGGTPYIIYGGVSAVRLNPTLTAIEQDYPNFIQRSDYASQPYVGSSGLFEGAQAFYIDGYYYVVMITWPSSGRQVAMFRSTELLGRLAGSPTPYESRGVLNSNGFAQGSLVPIADDDGTDDWHGFFFRDTFPIGRIPALIPATWSDGWPTFGNNGAVPVNGVFEKPIELTPEQERFERLKSIVGSDEFDNDAPHRSYQDEQWTIPTPPVLDQSLIGVELFGNPGAESGTTGGWMVNDTATLSTTTDARTGSSAIAVTGRTTTGSGPAQSVTGKVQHGVTYDVSAWVKYENPASPATKQFYITARYGGSSTTYTNLSSATTLTRGSWGKVSGTFTIPASQALSDVRIFIETPWTSTPSSAPDTHLMDFKVDDASLIGRPVTTEVAHPDEVAPNGSNLDLVWEWNHAPDNRYWSLTDRDGWLRMTTGKVVTGAYSHRNAGGELTWLEEARNTLSQRTFGPRQSVETKLDISGMKDGDVAGLAAYNRDFSYVAVKRVNGTNTVGVVHRGQPFASSIDQAAIESFLPGRTAALDNASEVHLKADLDFARTPGQLFTTFSYSLDGIEWTTFGDAVGPLRLDGGLTHFMGHRVGLFNYATQQAGGHVDFDRFLLSDTLTSQNQPLDEGELDAAIAHAEALDSNDYPVEEWAAMLDALAEARTVAAAAVGTQNQIDAPERALSYHLARLGTLKAPSPSLDVELTAGTRCVAGKAVITVHATNAEEVPISIAFETPYGSKSFASIAPGKNAVHAFTTRLPSVPAGAASAQFSATIDGESVSMESEAGYPARACN; translated from the coding sequence GTGTTCCAAACGAAGTTCGCACTCAGGTCGGTTTCACTCGCCACCGCGGCGCTGCTGGCCAGCGTCGGCCTCTTCGCGACGACGAGCGTCGCGCAGGCCGCCGACGAGTGGAACCCCGAGTCGTCGTATACGACGACGGACAACGGCGACGGTACCTACTCGGTTCCGCAGCTGAACGCCGACGTGCCCGATGTGAGCGTCGACCGCGTGCCTGCGTCGGAGAACGACGAGGGCCGCGACATCTACTACATGATCAGCACCACGATGCAGCTGAGCCCCGGCGCTCCGATCATGAAGTCGTACGACCTCGTGAACTGGGAGATTGTGAACTACGCGTTCGACCGGCTCAGCATCAGCGACGCGTACTCGTTGCGCAACGGATCGAACTCCTACGGGCAAGGCCAGTGGGCGTCCTCCTTGCGGTACCACGACGGTACCTTCTACGTGCTCGTCAACTCCCTGAACCTCGGTGGCGCCTACATCTACCGCACCGACGACATCGAGAACGGCGCATGGACGAGGACGGCGCTCGGCCGGAGCCTTCACGATCCGTCGCTGTTCTTTGACGACGCCAACGGTGGAACCCCATACATCATCTACGGCGGCGTCAGTGCGGTGCGGCTGAACCCGACCCTGACCGCGATCGAGCAGGACTATCCGAACTTCATCCAGCGCAGCGACTACGCGAGCCAACCATATGTCGGCAGCAGCGGGCTCTTCGAGGGCGCCCAGGCGTTCTACATCGACGGGTACTACTACGTCGTGATGATCACCTGGCCGAGCAGCGGTCGCCAGGTCGCCATGTTCCGGTCGACCGAGCTGCTGGGCCGCCTCGCCGGTTCCCCGACGCCCTATGAGTCTCGCGGCGTCCTGAACTCGAACGGATTCGCGCAGGGCAGCCTGGTGCCGATCGCCGACGACGACGGTACGGACGACTGGCATGGCTTCTTCTTCCGCGACACGTTCCCGATCGGTCGTATTCCGGCGTTGATCCCGGCGACCTGGAGCGACGGATGGCCCACGTTCGGCAACAACGGCGCGGTGCCGGTCAACGGAGTCTTCGAGAAGCCGATCGAGCTCACGCCGGAGCAGGAGCGCTTCGAGCGGCTCAAGAGCATCGTCGGCTCGGACGAGTTCGACAACGATGCGCCGCATCGGTCGTACCAAGACGAACAGTGGACGATCCCCACGCCCCCGGTGCTCGACCAGTCGCTGATCGGCGTCGAACTGTTCGGCAATCCTGGTGCCGAGTCCGGAACCACCGGCGGATGGATGGTCAACGACACCGCGACCCTCTCGACGACGACCGATGCGCGCACCGGCTCGTCGGCCATCGCGGTCACCGGGCGGACCACCACCGGATCAGGGCCGGCGCAGAGCGTCACCGGCAAGGTGCAGCACGGCGTCACGTATGACGTCTCCGCGTGGGTCAAGTACGAGAACCCTGCCAGCCCTGCGACCAAGCAGTTCTACATCACCGCTCGCTACGGCGGCAGCAGCACGACCTACACCAACCTGTCTTCCGCGACCACATTGACGCGTGGGAGCTGGGGCAAGGTGTCGGGAACCTTCACGATCCCGGCGTCGCAGGCTCTTTCCGACGTGCGCATCTTCATCGAGACGCCGTGGACGAGTACGCCGTCGTCCGCGCCCGACACTCACCTGATGGACTTCAAGGTCGACGATGCGTCGCTGATCGGGCGCCCGGTCACCACGGAGGTCGCTCATCCCGACGAAGTCGCCCCGAACGGGTCGAACCTCGACCTCGTCTGGGAGTGGAATCACGCGCCCGACAACCGCTACTGGTCGCTCACCGATCGGGACGGGTGGTTGCGCATGACGACCGGCAAGGTCGTGACCGGGGCGTACTCGCACCGCAACGCGGGCGGTGAACTCACCTGGCTCGAGGAGGCGCGCAACACGCTGTCGCAACGCACTTTCGGACCGCGGCAGTCGGTTGAGACCAAGCTCGACATCTCCGGGATGAAGGACGGGGACGTTGCCGGCCTCGCTGCGTACAACCGTGATTTCTCGTACGTCGCGGTGAAGCGCGTGAACGGCACGAACACGGTGGGCGTCGTCCATCGCGGGCAGCCCTTCGCCTCGTCCATCGACCAGGCGGCGATCGAGAGCTTCCTGCCGGGCCGGACGGCCGCACTCGACAACGCCTCGGAGGTCCACCTCAAGGCGGATCTGGACTTCGCCCGGACTCCGGGCCAGCTCTTCACGACCTTCTCCTACAGTCTCGACGGGATCGAATGGACCACGTTCGGCGACGCCGTCGGGCCGCTCCGGCTCGACGGAGGGCTGACGCACTTCATGGGACACCGGGTCGGACTGTTCAACTACGCGACACAGCAGGCCGGCGGCCACGTCGACTTCGACCGCTTCCTGCTGAGCGACACGCTGACATCGCAGAACCAGCCACTCGACGAGGGCGAGCTGGACGCCGCGATCGCACACGCCGAGGCACTCGATTCCAATGACTACCCCGTCGAGGAATGGGCGGCGATGCTCGATGCGCTCGCCGAAGCACGAACGGTCGCGGCCGCAGCAGTCGGAACGCAGAACCAGATCGACGCCCCCGAGCGCGCGCTGAGCTACCACCTGGCCCGCCTCGGAACGCTGAAGGCGCCCTCGCCGTCTCTCGATGTCGAGCTGACAGCCGGCACCCGTTGCGTGGCCGGAAAGGCGGTCATC